The following are encoded in a window of Thermococcus sp. CX2 genomic DNA:
- a CDS encoding ArsR family transcriptional regulator, with the protein MELNKNMGRLLDILGNETRRRILILLTRRPYFVSELSQELGVGQKAVLEHLRILESAGLIEGRVEKIPRGRPRKYYMIKRGFRLEVLLTPYTFGTEMYEPKAPRPTREYAQARELIKSTEPTEDKIRELVTFLSEIQERIEELIRTKQELEEVRLLTETYIENLLRRIALENEREFERLMREFGPRLPRKILEDLDDF; encoded by the coding sequence ATGGAGTTAAATAAGAACATGGGACGGTTGCTTGACATACTGGGAAACGAGACGAGGCGTAGGATACTCATCCTGCTCACCAGGAGACCATACTTCGTGAGCGAGCTTAGCCAGGAGCTTGGAGTTGGCCAGAAGGCCGTTTTGGAGCACCTCAGGATACTCGAGAGTGCCGGACTGATAGAGGGCAGGGTAGAGAAGATCCCGCGCGGCAGGCCGAGGAAGTACTACATGATAAAGCGCGGCTTCCGTTTGGAGGTTCTCCTGACACCGTACACCTTTGGAACCGAGATGTACGAGCCCAAAGCGCCAAGGCCCACCCGTGAGTACGCCCAGGCAAGGGAGCTTATAAAGTCCACCGAGCCGACCGAGGACAAGATCAGAGAGCTCGTGACGTTCCTCTCTGAGATTCAGGAGAGGATAGAGGAACTCATAAGGACAAAGCAGGAGCTTGAAGAGGTTCGCCTCCTAACGGAGACCTACATCGAGAACCTCCTGCGGAGAATAGCCCTGGAGAACGAGCGCGAATTCGAGAGGCTCATGCGCGAGTTTGGTCCAAGGCTCCCCAGGAAGATACTGGAAGACCTCGATGACTTTTAG
- a CDS encoding glycerate kinase yields the protein MGTGLSLFPKGDLRRAALEIMNAALKAADPYLAVKRTLEYREDRLYVNGKPFNVPGRVYLLAFGKAACAMAKAAYEVLGERIAEGLVVTKYGYAANCVDDPKITVIEAGHPVPDENSMRGALAGVELAEKVGEDDLLLVLISGGGSALFTLPEDGISLDDKIQTNELLLKSGAKIYEINTVRKHISKVKGGKLAKLVKGTVVSLILSDVVGDPLEAIASGPTVSDPTTFEDAHRVLRLYGVWDKLPESVRGHIEKGLRGEAEETLKEDLPNVHNFIVGSGAIACEAAKRKAEELGFNAHILTTTLEGEAREVALAIGSLIQEIASRNRPFERPAVLIAGGEWTVTIEGEAGLGGPNQEFALSIARKIAGLNAVVLALDTDGTDGPTDAAGGIVDGSTLEKLSEAGIDVEEVLRKHDAYRALEKVGALLRTGPTGTNVNSLVIAVIP from the coding sequence ATGGGTACTGGCTTATCCCTATTTCCCAAAGGTGATCTCCGGAGAGCGGCCCTCGAAATAATGAACGCCGCACTTAAGGCGGCCGACCCCTACTTGGCTGTTAAAAGGACGCTCGAGTACCGCGAGGATAGGCTCTATGTGAATGGAAAGCCCTTCAATGTTCCAGGCAGGGTCTACCTCCTCGCTTTCGGCAAGGCTGCCTGCGCGATGGCTAAAGCTGCTTATGAGGTTCTCGGTGAGAGGATAGCGGAAGGCCTCGTCGTCACAAAATATGGATACGCTGCAAACTGCGTGGACGACCCGAAAATCACGGTAATCGAGGCGGGCCATCCAGTCCCTGATGAGAACTCTATGAGGGGCGCGCTGGCTGGCGTTGAGCTCGCGGAAAAAGTTGGGGAAGATGATTTACTTCTCGTCCTGATTTCAGGTGGAGGTTCGGCTCTCTTTACTCTCCCCGAGGACGGCATAAGCCTTGACGACAAGATACAGACGAACGAGCTTCTTTTGAAGAGCGGGGCGAAGATTTATGAGATAAACACCGTCAGGAAGCACATCTCAAAGGTGAAGGGCGGAAAACTGGCAAAGCTCGTGAAGGGGACGGTTGTAAGTTTAATCCTCTCGGATGTTGTCGGCGACCCCTTGGAGGCCATCGCCTCTGGACCAACTGTGAGCGATCCCACGACCTTTGAAGATGCCCACAGAGTTCTGAGGCTCTACGGCGTGTGGGACAAGCTCCCGGAGAGTGTTAGGGGGCACATAGAAAAAGGCCTCCGGGGGGAAGCAGAGGAGACCCTCAAAGAAGATTTGCCCAACGTTCACAACTTCATAGTGGGGAGCGGGGCTATAGCGTGTGAGGCCGCAAAAAGAAAGGCCGAAGAGCTCGGCTTTAATGCCCACATCCTGACGACCACCCTTGAAGGCGAGGCAAGAGAAGTAGCGCTCGCAATCGGCTCGCTGATTCAGGAGATAGCCTCGAGAAACCGGCCCTTTGAGAGGCCCGCCGTTCTGATAGCAGGCGGTGAGTGGACAGTCACGATTGAGGGGGAAGCTGGTCTCGGCGGCCCGAACCAGGAGTTCGCGCTGAGCATAGCGAGGAAGATAGCCGGCTTAAACGCCGTAGTTTTGGCCCTTGACACCGACGGAACCGACGGTCCCACCGATGCCGCCGGAGGAATTGTTGACGGATCCACCCTTGAAAAGCTCAGCGAGGCTGGAATAGATGTGGAGGAAGTCCTTAGGAAACACGACGCCTACAGGGCCCTCGAAAAAGTAGGTGCGCTCCTCAGAACCGGCCCGACGGGGACGAATGTCAACTCGCTGGTGATAGCGGTGATTCCGTAG
- a CDS encoding radical SAM protein, which produces MKVEVLERKAKSIYTRSKIPGVNWTVNQYVGCAFSCRYCYAKFLCRWRDYGEWGSWVEVKTNAPELARKRIRGSVVMSTVSDPYQPIEAKLKLTRRVLRYMDKRNELSILTRSPLVTRDIDLFREFRSIEVGLTINGFDRREKRLFEPLAPVQKARITALQRLYDEGVRTYVFVSPIIPGVTDVRTIVEETRGFADRYFFEVLNLRASGKEFQWVLRENYPESYMILTDDEKFTRFISKLKEEIKGLDIKTEGIETHRHGWKLIQF; this is translated from the coding sequence ATGAAAGTTGAGGTCCTCGAGAGAAAAGCCAAGAGCATCTACACCCGCTCGAAGATTCCGGGAGTTAACTGGACGGTTAACCAGTACGTCGGCTGTGCCTTCTCCTGCAGGTACTGCTACGCCAAGTTTCTGTGCCGGTGGAGGGATTACGGCGAGTGGGGAAGCTGGGTGGAGGTGAAGACCAACGCACCGGAGCTCGCCAGGAAGCGGATTCGGGGGAGCGTTGTGATGTCAACCGTCAGCGACCCTTACCAACCGATAGAGGCCAAACTGAAGCTGACGCGGCGGGTTCTCCGCTACATGGACAAGAGAAACGAGCTGTCCATACTGACGAGGTCGCCGCTGGTCACACGCGACATAGACTTATTTCGGGAATTCCGCTCGATAGAGGTCGGCCTGACGATTAACGGCTTTGATAGGAGGGAAAAGAGGCTCTTTGAACCGCTGGCACCTGTTCAGAAGGCCCGGATCACCGCGCTCCAGAGGCTTTACGATGAGGGCGTAAGAACCTACGTCTTCGTGAGCCCGATAATCCCAGGAGTTACCGATGTCAGAACCATCGTAGAGGAGACCAGGGGCTTCGCGGACCGCTACTTTTTCGAGGTGCTGAACCTCAGGGCCTCCGGAAAGGAGTTCCAATGGGTTCTGCGGGAGAACTACCCAGAAAGCTACATGATTCTAACGGACGACGAGAAGTTCACGCGCTTCATTTCGAAGCTGAAGGAAGAAATTAAAGGGCTTGACATAAAAACGGAGGGGATAGAAACCCACCGACATGGCTGGAAGCTCATCCAATTCTAA
- a CDS encoding M48 family metallopeptidase yields the protein MDYELRVRPVKYARLEVRPDGRVVVTAPSGFDVDSFIEKHREWLEKKIAEVEKAKNEAELGFPLDGRFYRVIHGRKPKIHERFETVVLPPMPEPMVSLLRERLRRELHELIGEYSRKMGVEPGKVYVRLGRSKWGSCSSRKNLSFNLRLIVVPENLKRYVVVHELAHLRHLNHSKAFWELVGRFYPDYKTARRELKHWWRVVELNQYWRWLEGRE from the coding sequence ATGGACTACGAGCTCCGCGTGAGGCCGGTGAAGTACGCCCGGCTTGAGGTCAGGCCGGATGGGAGGGTGGTCGTTACTGCTCCATCGGGCTTTGACGTTGATTCCTTCATCGAGAAGCACAGGGAGTGGCTAGAGAAAAAGATTGCCGAGGTCGAGAAGGCTAAGAACGAGGCCGAACTGGGTTTTCCCCTCGACGGCAGATTCTACCGCGTCATTCACGGAAGGAAGCCGAAGATACACGAGAGGTTTGAAACTGTAGTGCTCCCTCCGATGCCCGAACCGATGGTCTCGCTTCTCAGAGAGCGCCTCAGGAGGGAACTCCACGAGCTTATCGGGGAGTACTCTCGGAAGATGGGCGTCGAACCCGGGAAGGTCTACGTGAGGCTCGGCAGGAGCAAGTGGGGAAGCTGCTCTTCGAGGAAAAACCTGAGCTTCAACCTTCGTCTCATAGTCGTTCCGGAAAATCTGAAGCGATACGTCGTCGTTCATGAGCTCGCTCATTTAAGGCATCTTAACCACTCCAAGGCCTTCTGGGAGCTCGTCGGAAGGTTTTATCCCGACTACAAAACCGCCAGAAGGGAGCTCAAACACTGGTGGCGCGTGGTTGAGCTGAACCAATACTGGCGCTGGCTGGAGGGGAGGGAATGA
- a CDS encoding GntP family permease: protein MLLLLAISVGLIVLFTGKYKVHAFLVLLGAAYFVGIFSGLGLSETVNAIATGFGGTLKSIGIVIAAGTIIGYILEKSGGALSMAEAVLKVVGKNRVPHAMSIIGYIVSVPVFCDSGFVILSPLNKTLTKRAGLSMAVTAIALSTGLYATHTLVPPTPGPIAAAENLNADLGLVIMLGLIASIPAAIAGLYYAMKVGSKIQIEPDIEESYEDLMQKYEKLPPARWAFAPLVVPILLIVLKSVADFPSHPFGTDTLKNFLDFIGHPITALLVGVLLSFKLVEKLDESIYGPNGWVGEGLKNAAIIILITGAGGSFGYVLRETGIGDYIGSTLAAYNLGLLLPFVIAALLKTAQGSSTVAIITTSALLSPMMDSLGLGSPYGRALAVLAIGAGSMVVSHANDSYFWVVTQFSNMDVTQGYRLQTIATFVEGVVAAIVILIMGAILL from the coding sequence TTGCTACTGTTGCTGGCTATATCGGTTGGTCTAATTGTTTTGTTTACAGGGAAGTACAAAGTGCACGCATTTCTGGTGCTTCTAGGAGCAGCATACTTTGTGGGAATATTCTCGGGCCTCGGACTTTCAGAGACTGTAAATGCAATAGCCACGGGCTTTGGAGGAACCCTGAAGTCGATAGGTATAGTCATTGCAGCTGGAACAATAATCGGATATATTCTCGAAAAGTCCGGTGGAGCACTGTCCATGGCAGAGGCTGTTCTCAAGGTTGTCGGGAAGAACAGGGTTCCACATGCGATGAGTATAATCGGATACATAGTCTCAGTGCCCGTGTTCTGTGACTCGGGATTCGTTATCTTATCCCCACTCAACAAGACCCTGACCAAGCGTGCGGGCCTTTCCATGGCGGTTACTGCCATTGCGCTGAGCACGGGTTTATACGCTACCCACACCCTGGTGCCACCAACGCCGGGTCCAATTGCAGCCGCTGAAAATCTCAACGCGGATCTTGGACTTGTAATCATGCTGGGACTTATTGCCTCGATACCTGCCGCCATCGCTGGCCTCTACTATGCAATGAAGGTTGGAAGCAAGATACAAATCGAGCCCGACATAGAGGAGAGCTATGAGGATCTCATGCAGAAGTATGAAAAGCTGCCACCAGCCAGGTGGGCGTTTGCCCCTCTGGTTGTTCCGATACTTCTCATCGTTCTCAAGTCGGTAGCCGACTTCCCGTCTCACCCCTTCGGAACGGATACGCTCAAGAACTTCCTTGATTTCATTGGTCACCCAATAACCGCACTGCTGGTCGGTGTCCTCCTGTCGTTTAAGCTGGTTGAGAAGCTCGACGAGAGCATCTACGGACCCAATGGCTGGGTCGGAGAAGGTCTAAAGAACGCCGCAATCATCATCTTAATCACCGGCGCTGGTGGCTCCTTCGGGTATGTTCTGAGGGAGACGGGAATAGGTGACTACATCGGAAGCACTCTGGCAGCATACAATCTCGGACTTCTGCTGCCGTTTGTTATAGCCGCGCTTCTTAAGACCGCCCAGGGATCATCAACGGTTGCAATAATCACGACCTCAGCGCTTCTGTCTCCGATGATGGACTCACTGGGACTTGGATCTCCCTACGGCAGAGCGCTGGCAGTTTTAGCGATCGGTGCCGGTTCCATGGTCGTAAGCCACGCGAACGATAGCTACTTCTGGGTGGTTACGCAGTTCTCCAACATGGACGTCACCCAGGGCTACAGGCTCCAGACAATAGCAACCTTCGTTGAGGGTGTCGTAGCGGCCATAGTGATTTTAATCATGGGCGCGATTCTTCTTTGA
- a CDS encoding TIGR00703 family protein, producing MLEGYYIIENSGVVPAERRFKFKDLRAWGYDLHLGTIEGERAYFVSKAGERQEGETYTVSGKEYHIDETQKAIPKNARLLARIVIEKGQPYLEFWLEEEEQSFPLAREDPRIVLHRFWSEKGFKQLEKYVGSIGLTTDFFKDRVFVKSLPLPYEEYPPKVRRVLREVRDLHRDMTGFGRFVFQYYGEEGKAHSYRLWWLLPTIHLFDVEVANEVDKVLAMLD from the coding sequence ATGCTCGAGGGGTATTACATAATCGAGAACTCGGGAGTCGTCCCTGCTGAGCGGAGGTTCAAGTTCAAGGACTTGAGGGCATGGGGCTACGACCTTCACCTCGGAACCATAGAGGGCGAGAGGGCCTACTTCGTCTCGAAGGCGGGCGAGAGGCAGGAGGGAGAGACCTACACGGTTAGCGGTAAGGAGTACCACATTGACGAGACTCAGAAGGCAATACCGAAGAACGCGAGGCTTCTGGCCAGGATAGTCATCGAAAAGGGCCAGCCCTACCTCGAGTTTTGGTTAGAAGAGGAAGAGCAGAGCTTTCCGCTGGCCAGGGAGGACCCCAGGATAGTACTCCATCGCTTTTGGTCTGAGAAGGGCTTCAAGCAGCTTGAAAAATACGTGGGTTCAATCGGCTTGACCACTGACTTCTTCAAGGACAGGGTTTTTGTCAAGAGTCTCCCGCTGCCCTACGAGGAGTACCCACCCAAGGTCAGGCGCGTCCTGAGAGAAGTCAGAGATCTCCACCGCGACATGACGGGCTTTGGAAGATTCGTCTTCCAGTACTACGGCGAGGAAGGTAAGGCCCACAGCTACCGCCTCTGGTGGTTGCTCCCAACCATACACCTCTTCGACGTTGAGGTCGCCAACGAGGTGGACAAGGTTCTGGCTATGCTGGACTGA
- the thrC gene encoding threonine synthase translates to MFAAKLVCTKCGEPYPLASGIYKCPKCGSPLDVCYHYDDIADIIQDNDPWFREHPHVWKYWMFLPVSNLKKAVTLNEGGTRLYRAKRLEEKIGITRLYIKNEGENPTGAFKDRGSSVEITKALEFHAQKVIVASTGNMAASISAYGAKAGLKVTIVVPEGTPEGKLVQAKVYGASVEVFGKTYDEALAEAERKALEEGYYLTGNYHYRVEGQKTTGFEIIDQLHFNVPDWIVVPIGAGTHLRAIWKGLKEFYRVGLISELPRIAGVQIEGYDAIVRAWKTGKSIEKITKKVPTIASAIAVKAPVDGENVLKAVKESNGYLDTVTNEETAAAGLLLGKEGLFVEPSSATSLALAQKMREEGIIDKGESVVIIATGHGLKDINTWSKVLTS, encoded by the coding sequence ATGTTCGCGGCAAAACTGGTCTGCACAAAATGCGGTGAACCTTATCCCCTCGCCTCCGGTATCTACAAGTGCCCCAAATGCGGCTCGCCTCTGGATGTTTGCTATCACTACGATGATATAGCCGACATCATCCAGGACAACGACCCCTGGTTCCGGGAACACCCGCACGTCTGGAAGTACTGGATGTTCCTGCCCGTTTCCAATCTTAAAAAAGCAGTTACGCTCAATGAAGGCGGTACGAGACTCTACAGGGCAAAGAGGCTCGAGGAGAAAATAGGCATCACGAGGCTTTACATCAAGAACGAAGGCGAAAATCCAACCGGGGCCTTTAAAGACAGGGGCTCAAGCGTAGAAATCACAAAGGCCCTCGAGTTTCACGCGCAGAAAGTGATAGTAGCTTCAACCGGCAACATGGCGGCGTCAATAAGTGCATACGGGGCAAAAGCCGGCCTCAAAGTCACGATAGTAGTTCCCGAGGGGACCCCAGAGGGCAAGCTCGTCCAGGCCAAGGTGTACGGAGCAAGCGTTGAGGTTTTCGGAAAGACGTACGATGAAGCGCTGGCAGAGGCAGAGAGAAAGGCGCTTGAGGAGGGCTACTACCTGACCGGCAACTACCACTACCGCGTCGAGGGACAGAAGACGACGGGCTTCGAAATCATTGACCAGCTCCACTTCAACGTCCCGGACTGGATAGTAGTGCCCATCGGAGCCGGAACACACCTCAGAGCAATCTGGAAGGGCCTAAAAGAGTTTTATCGGGTCGGCCTCATCAGTGAGCTTCCGAGGATAGCGGGCGTCCAAATTGAGGGCTACGACGCAATAGTTAGGGCCTGGAAGACCGGCAAATCAATTGAGAAGATAACAAAAAAGGTCCCAACCATCGCCAGTGCAATAGCCGTCAAGGCCCCGGTTGATGGAGAAAACGTTCTCAAGGCAGTAAAGGAGAGCAACGGATACCTCGATACAGTTACCAATGAAGAAACAGCCGCGGCTGGCCTTCTCCTCGGAAAGGAGGGCCTCTTTGTTGAGCCATCATCCGCAACCTCCCTAGCCCTTGCCCAGAAGATGAGAGAAGAGGGAATAATAGACAAAGGCGAAAGCGTAGTCATCATCGCAACCGGCCACGGACTCAAGGACATCAACACCTGGAGCAAAGTGCTGACGAGCTAA
- a CDS encoding NfeD family protein translates to MKKGDFLKLLALMTDELIVAGLLLFILPSMGINVPIRGMMIVLGVLLAKDVAVAPFLLGTFDRKVEVGVEALIGRTAVVVEDLASEGLIKLDGELWRAECLKGTAKSGQEVRIVAVRGTKVLVECPA, encoded by the coding sequence ATGAAAAAGGGGGATTTCCTAAAGTTGCTCGCCCTGATGACGGATGAGCTGATTGTGGCTGGGTTACTGCTCTTTATTTTGCCTTCAATGGGGATAAACGTCCCTATACGTGGAATGATGATAGTTCTGGGGGTGCTGCTCGCTAAGGACGTCGCAGTGGCTCCATTTCTCCTCGGAACCTTCGACAGGAAGGTCGAGGTTGGAGTGGAGGCTTTGATTGGGAGAACCGCCGTGGTCGTTGAAGATCTGGCTTCCGAAGGACTGATTAAGCTCGACGGCGAGCTCTGGCGCGCCGAATGCCTCAAAGGAACCGCGAAGAGTGGCCAAGAAGTCAGGATAGTGGCCGTCAGGGGGACTAAGGTTCTCGTGGAATGCCCAGCATAG
- a CDS encoding diacylglycerol/polyprenol kinase family protein, producing the protein MKGIPRRELVRKGWHVLPGILGAPIIVFTPKWVTLLVVWGFAFLYTLQHLKLRRGWRFTVPVADLSYRQMAREDEADNYLGSFLFWVTMAMICSIFPKIAALSALWVSTFGDCFNAIVGRAVGGPRIPWNGRKTIIGSVTMFVVSLVMLVFAHRVLGMQYSLPFLGLVAMIAVFLESLPIPSAYDEFTVPFSTALLLWLAYGGELLGVTW; encoded by the coding sequence ATGAAAGGGATACCTAGAAGGGAACTTGTCAGAAAAGGCTGGCACGTTCTGCCCGGAATACTGGGAGCTCCAATAATCGTCTTCACGCCAAAGTGGGTAACGCTCCTAGTGGTGTGGGGATTCGCCTTCCTCTACACTCTCCAGCATCTCAAGCTCAGGAGGGGCTGGCGCTTCACCGTCCCTGTAGCAGACCTGAGCTACCGCCAGATGGCGAGGGAGGACGAGGCTGACAACTATCTGGGCAGCTTCCTCTTCTGGGTTACGATGGCGATGATATGTTCAATCTTCCCGAAGATAGCCGCCCTCTCGGCGCTGTGGGTCTCGACCTTCGGCGACTGCTTCAATGCGATAGTAGGCCGAGCCGTGGGCGGGCCGAGAATTCCGTGGAATGGGAGAAAGACCATCATTGGAAGTGTCACCATGTTCGTGGTCTCTCTGGTCATGCTGGTCTTTGCCCACAGAGTCCTTGGTATGCAGTATTCCCTTCCGTTCCTGGGATTGGTGGCCATGATTGCAGTATTTCTGGAGAGCCTCCCCATCCCGTCCGCCTACGACGAGTTTACCGTCCCCTTTTCGACTGCCCTTCTTCTGTGGCTCGCCTATGGCGGAGAGCTGCTGGGGGTGACGTGGTAG
- a CDS encoding DUF371 domain-containing protein, with protein MLKEIIRCRGHENVRATHKSTLEFTKEDYLTPKGDCILCIEADKGINDLSEEFKAALKEGKRLLIRIKVGELVDEVLACGSPELILNHEYSMVIRKSTYVDGRTLAIKANKAAKDIDRRIVELLKNPETMAEIELIILD; from the coding sequence ATGCTCAAGGAAATCATCCGCTGCCGGGGCCACGAGAACGTTAGGGCCACGCACAAGTCCACGCTTGAGTTTACAAAGGAGGACTACCTCACGCCGAAGGGGGATTGCATACTCTGTATTGAAGCTGACAAGGGAATAAACGACCTTAGTGAGGAGTTTAAAGCCGCCCTGAAAGAGGGAAAGAGGCTTCTAATCCGCATTAAGGTCGGGGAGCTCGTGGACGAGGTCTTAGCCTGTGGCAGTCCAGAGCTGATTCTGAACCATGAATACTCCATGGTGATACGGAAGAGCACCTACGTGGATGGGAGAACGCTTGCGATAAAAGCGAACAAAGCCGCTAAAGACATAGACAGGCGCATCGTTGAGCTCCTGAAGAACCCCGAAACCATGGCGGAGATAGAGCTGATTATTCTTGATTGA
- a CDS encoding TRM11 family methyltransferase has product MYAVIFGKNPRLSEAEFYAFARRFNLKVRVVETGQDWLVFESSPNVERYFRWLGGSLKLVKVFGEGEETIGEFEYSKLFTVSLYGKSDWKLWRKLGSEIKRQFKAEGPSKFFKPAKVYAMPAELILKGFPETKDFVFLFGESLWVGETVKVADPFELKKLDVERPVQRPILSIPPRLARIMVNLTEVRKGNFLDPFCGIGTIVQEFVLQGLNAHGSDRDEKAIRDAKKNLAWLRKEFRLKNSAHLEVCDARKLKRCFRTRFDAIVTEPYLGKPLKRNPTRGEAIKLANELDRFYYQVFESFADVLKRNGRVVFVFPAYRLSGGGIYRKDRKWLGKLGFEVLGRYTDYEERHRLVRDIHVLRYRG; this is encoded by the coding sequence ATGTATGCAGTAATATTTGGTAAGAATCCCCGCCTCAGCGAGGCAGAATTTTACGCCTTCGCGAGAAGGTTTAACCTAAAGGTCAGGGTAGTTGAGACTGGGCAGGACTGGCTGGTGTTTGAATCAAGCCCAAACGTTGAACGCTATTTTAGATGGCTCGGAGGTTCGCTAAAGCTGGTGAAGGTTTTTGGTGAGGGCGAAGAGACTATAGGCGAGTTTGAATACTCCAAGCTCTTCACCGTGAGCCTCTACGGGAAGAGCGACTGGAAGCTCTGGCGGAAGCTTGGGAGCGAGATAAAGAGACAATTCAAAGCTGAAGGACCTTCCAAGTTCTTCAAGCCGGCCAAAGTTTACGCCATGCCAGCCGAGCTCATCCTCAAGGGCTTTCCAGAAACTAAAGACTTCGTATTCCTCTTCGGCGAGAGCCTCTGGGTCGGGGAGACGGTGAAGGTTGCGGATCCCTTCGAGCTCAAGAAGCTCGACGTGGAGAGGCCGGTTCAGAGGCCAATACTCTCTATCCCCCCACGGCTCGCGCGCATAATGGTGAACCTCACGGAGGTCAGGAAGGGTAACTTCCTCGACCCATTCTGTGGCATAGGGACTATAGTCCAGGAATTCGTTCTCCAGGGATTAAACGCCCACGGGAGCGACAGAGACGAGAAGGCAATACGCGATGCCAAGAAAAACCTCGCCTGGCTAAGGAAGGAGTTCAGGCTTAAAAACTCGGCCCACCTGGAAGTCTGCGACGCGAGGAAGCTGAAGAGGTGCTTCAGGACGCGCTTTGATGCAATAGTTACCGAGCCCTACCTCGGCAAGCCCCTCAAGAGGAACCCGACGCGCGGGGAGGCGATAAAGCTCGCCAACGAGCTTGATAGGTTTTACTACCAGGTCTTTGAAAGCTTTGCCGACGTCCTTAAAAGAAACGGAAGGGTAGTCTTCGTCTTTCCGGCCTACAGGCTTTCCGGCGGCGGAATATATAGAAAAGATAGGAAGTGGCTCGGGAAACTCGGCTTCGAGGTTCTGGGAAGGTACACCGACTACGAGGAGAGGCACAGGCTCGTAAGGGACATCCACGTGCTGAGGTACAGGGGTTAA
- a CDS encoding thymidine kinase, whose amino-acid sequence MHPEGFLEVITGPMFAGKTTELIKRIERQMFAKRKAALFKPAIDNRYSEDEVVAHNGLRYEAFVIPTDEEGVRKIEEITKREGFEVIGIDEVQFFPMSIVETLNRLADDGVYVIASGLNLDFKGDPFPVTRELLVRADNIVYLTAVCTVCGRPATRSQRLIDGKPAPRDSPVILVGGRESYEARCRLHHEVP is encoded by the coding sequence GTGCATCCAGAGGGATTTCTTGAGGTCATAACCGGGCCGATGTTTGCGGGCAAGACAACTGAGCTGATTAAGCGCATAGAACGCCAGATGTTTGCAAAAAGAAAGGCGGCGCTCTTCAAACCTGCCATAGACAACAGGTACAGCGAGGATGAGGTGGTTGCACATAACGGGCTGCGCTACGAGGCCTTTGTCATACCGACGGACGAGGAGGGTGTGAGAAAGATAGAGGAAATAACCAAGAGGGAGGGCTTCGAGGTCATAGGAATCGACGAGGTGCAGTTCTTTCCGATGAGCATCGTTGAAACGCTCAACCGGCTTGCCGATGATGGGGTTTACGTCATAGCGAGCGGCCTGAACCTCGACTTCAAGGGAGACCCGTTCCCTGTAACCAGGGAGCTTCTCGTTAGGGCCGACAATATAGTCTACCTCACCGCCGTCTGCACCGTCTGTGGAAGACCAGCAACCAGGAGTCAGAGGCTCATCGATGGAAAGCCTGCTCCCAGGGATTCCCCGGTAATTCTCGTTGGAGGGAGGGAGAGCTACGAGGCGAGGTGCAGGCTCCATCACGAGGTGCCTTAG
- a CDS encoding 30S ribosomal protein S17e yields the protein MGNIKQTFIKRVARELFDRYPDQFTRDFEHNKKKVEELTNVTSKTIRNRIAGYITRLVRMKEEGKIL from the coding sequence ATGGGAAACATCAAGCAGACGTTCATTAAGAGGGTTGCAAGGGAGCTCTTTGACCGCTATCCAGACCAGTTCACCAGGGACTTCGAGCACAACAAGAAGAAGGTCGAGGAGCTGACCAACGTTACCAGCAAGACCATCAGGAACAGGATAGCCGGCTACATCACCAGGCTCGTGAGAATGAAGGAAGAGGGCAAGATACTCTGA
- a CDS encoding CoA-binding protein translates to MVRIMSVDRLTDEDVKEILTKYRKIALVGASPKPERDANKVMRYLIEHGYEVYPVNPHYEEVLGRKCYSSVLDIPDEVEIVDIFVRPEFAMDYVEQAIKKGAEVVWFQFNTYSQEAFKRAKEAGLMAVAHRCMKQEHERLIGD, encoded by the coding sequence ATGGTGCGGATAATGTCTGTCGACAGGCTGACGGATGAAGACGTTAAGGAAATTCTGACCAAGTACAGGAAAATCGCCCTCGTGGGCGCATCACCAAAGCCCGAAAGGGACGCCAACAAGGTTATGAGATACCTTATCGAGCACGGCTACGAGGTCTATCCAGTAAACCCCCACTACGAGGAAGTTTTGGGGAGAAAGTGCTACTCGAGCGTTCTAGACATTCCAGACGAGGTGGAAATCGTTGACATCTTCGTTAGACCGGAGTTCGCGATGGACTACGTCGAGCAGGCGATAAAGAAGGGCGCCGAGGTCGTCTGGTTCCAGTTCAACACCTACAGCCAGGAGGCCTTTAAGAGAGCGAAGGAGGCCGGATTAATGGCAGTTGCCCACCGCTGCATGAAGCAGGAGCACGAGAGGCTGATAGGGGATTAA